The following are encoded in a window of Trichomycterus rosablanca isolate fTriRos1 chromosome 13, fTriRos1.hap1, whole genome shotgun sequence genomic DNA:
- the mia2 gene encoding cTAGE family member 5 isoform X1 — MDSLHVFILAQIILSSLQPSLGLMSNYKICGDQACARMMSRVQALRDHRAPDCRFLTFKRGDMIDVYHKLARKQSDLWAGSIHKQFGYFPKDAVRMDEVYVDEKHEVEMVTQRADFFCMDAFSSVIDSDHDFEDSEDSEDQTDLESEELGNGDFDDPMIPKSAETNDAFEKDLSSQSTGQAKGRPGHGESSWMGSAVTGWFGEAENENKDQEKFRSRKLALDVEENRLHQEEQTQARGWIGDRLNNVLGYVKNTKDQEEPENKEDSTNTESQNSWLGGGISNVLGFGSDTKPEGDLQPSQDQDEKQEDSRPPVENDEVVIRNDDGWYGSIYNRITNLRGDTTGQNILDKPEDEDVVSKNEDAGQSSDPSQDSQREEDPHHHKDSGWYGSIYNGISSFYGDDKSPGSNKDGGGEASSTMDEALSPDEKQESTTLKVEPGLAETTKANVKLRDADDAGWYSVYNRINNLYGDATQGETSPTTNVESSQDEKLENASPKEGSKDHSSMPINGSVYDRITNLYGDTSGENDAPDKSRVIKDGGKDTSVIVESSEHENQGATSLKVEADDHQVENIGDKQNTRRVQEETNQDDSDKGDDGGKDPIGEDQAAEDEDDDEESNHGSEKSKDLQTEETETSATPSQSMESVEDLTDGPRSQLNSEVAGDKKIKTNHEFNAEPLTSDQGSDPSTDDNDVPEIVAKVSRSIENISDPRNSNVEDAENLEVHDDSRSPLQSEADGDKAEQGKDKISDAGKDVFVEHQIDHEENLNTDKISEAADQRPTSEGEPIDKPSKAEEVSVDEESRKSVEDLLFNRTNVIEQNFETSKKHGIKIPGSEGPHINQTESVNETEGVDVTQMKSPEKESAGVIHTESQEEKRADVTQTESGGEKEGAEVTQEASEEKKGGYVTLSEQGADESEVVSLASESPDFSHIESQKNRGVGVSQMDSQEAVDVAHMESPGEKEVTDVIPVESHDVKEGVEVTQMESHGEKEDVDVTHGEKEGVDVTQVDSHGENEGVDITQVDSSNEKEGVDTTSVESHGEKDVDVTHHGKEGVEVTQVESQRREVVDVTQIKSSGQKEGRDMTQTESEETERVDVTQVESQGEKEGVDGTHSEKKGVDGTQVESHDEKEVVDVTQEESHGLKEGVEVTQVKSRRREVVDVTQIKSAGLTEGRDMTQTESEEIEDPSQKKKCPGDGCADLHEDTRTSGDDAVEEKSKHGFSLKDLQSFNDPTSLKDQEESKTNGDMNPISEGKQSLDGNTTESVWRSEAESDRIIITEASVEHETSQHDEALRYYMVIIGEFTSDAFTYVVKMSGHMKDVVYEVMMSLPDDIRPGPDLYGMPWEAVIFTASLGLFTLLLFTCRFIQSVKSRLYACKERRMGQKVAELLEEKCKVLEMLSECKHKFEKLETEMQNGGLSAHAKEIKDLEVMSKEMKQSNEQMKNDLEQLQEQLDQQNQLRKQQTDQLAQLEETLKNLEREAKERKSQLEQDKTTLKVHEMNTERLQKKQQEATEENAMLLESKAQLLNESEGWTERLSELEEERRMSQRSHDGMMENCRSKDERIKSLTECLLKMKDWDSEEEGGVDDAGGAESANSADFRQKQKVQKLIYAAKMSADLKATEDDKSRVFAKLADEIKAEEDLQDGIKQMHQEKESLESESSTFSGEIQKLQQKLQIMTEMYQENELKLHRMLTVEEKERSQKEQQLDKAGKKISLAAEELNSYRQRAEELEEELDKTNQAYKNQVSSHEKKAHDNWLAARAADRDLADVKRENSVLRQRLTDWQFKLELMEKETYARDARLIRGERSPYGPSPLGRPPSETRPFLSPPTLMDGPSRVSPQFPMMPGGRAPPGGAAEGDHPEGGSPTWERDRERERRALGPPGPDPGLVFRRPPSAPFLRGPPPPPDVYYGEKPDLSFGGNGAGGEQNDSRNSLHSMPAEMRPPPDLPPDLRMGPPPFPPMDPRDPRFPRRAFRPDFPFPPPPMGMRGPLPPPGVFPRMPLPPHMVFPPMRPLADHGSPEPPSRPSPPGSEQPAELPPAHDAI; from the exons ATGGATTCTCTACACGTCTTTATTTTAGCTCAGATTATTCTGAGTTCACTGCAGCCAAGTTTGGGATTAATGTCCAACTATAAAATCTGTGGAGACCAAGCATGTGCAC GGATGATGAGTCGAGTTCAGGCTCTGAGGGACCACCGAGCTCCAGACTGCAGGTTTCTCACCTTTAAAAGAGGCGACATGATCGACGTTTATCACAAACTAGCGAGGAAGCAGAGCGACCTTTGGGCCGGCAGC ATACACAAGCAGTTTGGATATTTCCCCAAAGACGCTGTGAGAATGGATGAAGTTTATGTTGATGAGAAACACGAAGTTGAAATGGTGACGCAG AGAGCCGACTTCTTCTGCATGGACGCGTTCAGTTCAGTAATCGACAGCGACCACGATTTTGAGGATTCGGAGGATTCGGAGGATCAAACGGATTTGGAGTCGGAAGAATTAGGTAACGGTGATTTTGATGATCCGATGATCCCAAAATCTGCTGAAACGAATGATGCTTTTGAAAAGGATCTCAGCAGCCAGAGCACCGGTCAAGCCAAGGGCCGACCAGGACACGGAGAATCCTCCTGGATGGGATCTGCCGTTACTGGATGGTTCGGTGAAGCTGAGAATGAAAATAAGGATCAGGAGAAGTTTCGGAGCAGGAAACTGGCCCTGGATGTTGAAGAGAACCGATTGCATCAGGAGGAGCAAACTCAAGCGCGTGGCTGGATTGGAGACAGACTGAACAACGTTCTTGGATACGTAAAAAACACTAAAGACCAGGAAGAACCTGAGAACAAGGAGGACTCAACCAACACAGAGTCACAGAACTCCTGGCTGGGAGGTGGAATAAGTAACGTTTTAGGTTTTGGATCTGACACCAAACCTGAAGGAGATCTTCAACCGAGTCAAGACCAAGATGAGAAACAGGAGGACTCAAGACCTCCTGTGGAAAACGACGAGGTGGTCATAAGAAATGATGATGGATGGTATGGCAGCATCTATAACAGAATTACAAACCTGCGTGGAGACACGACAGGACAGAATATTCTAGATAAACCTGAAGATGAAGACGTGGTTTCCAAAAATGAGGACGCTGGCCAGTCTTCAGATCCGAGTCAGGACTCACAAAGGGAAGAAGATCCGCATCATCATAAAGACTCAGGCTGGTATGGAAGCATCTACAATGGAATTAGCAGCTTTTATGGGGATGATAAAAGTCCTGGATCCAACAAGGATGGTGGAGGAGAAGCTTCTTCAACTATGGATGAAGCGTTGAGCCCTGATGAGAAACAGGAATCCACAACCCTTAAGGTAGAACCAGGGTTGGCCGAGACCACCAAGGCAAATGTGAAACTAAGAGACGCAGATGATGCAGGGTGGTACAGCGTCTATAACAGAATTAATAACCTTTATGGAGATGCCACACAGGGTGAAACATCTCCAACCACCAACGTAGAGTCAAGTCAAGATGAGAAACTTGAAAATGCAAGCCCTAAAGAAGGAAGTAAGGACCACTCTTCCATGCCGATCAATGGTAGCGTCTACGATAGGATTACCAACTTATATGGAGACACGTCTGGCGAAAATGATGCTCCTGATAAGAGTAGAGTTATAAAAGATGGTGGAAAAGATACTTCAGTGATAGTTGAGTCAAGTGAACATGAGAACCAGGGAGCCACAAGTCTGAAAGTGGAAGCTGATGATCACCAAGTGGAGAACATTGGCGATAAACAAAACACAAGGCGGGTGCAGGAAGAGACAAACCAGGACGACTCTGATAAGGGTGACGATGGTGGAAAAGATCCTATTGGAGAAGACCAAGCAgcagaagatgaagatgatgatgaagagtcAAATCATGGATCAGAGAAAAGCAAAGATCTCCAAACTGAAGAAACTGAAACCTCAGCAACACCGTCACAATCCATGGAGTCTGTGGAAGACCTTACAGATGGCCCAAGATCTCAGTTAAACTCAGAAGTGGCTGGAGATAAGAAAATAAAGACTAATCATGAATTTAATGCAGAACCACTCACATCTGACCAAGGTTCTGATCCCTCTACCGATGACAATGATGTGCCTGAGATAGTAGCTAAGGTGAGCAGATCCATAGAGAACATCTCAGACCCAAGGAATAGTAATGTTGAGGATGCTGAGAACCTGGAAGTCCACGACGACTCAAGGTCACCACTTCAGTCTGAGGCAGATGGAGATAAGGCAGAACAAGGTAAAGATAAGATTTCAGATGCAGGTAAGGACGTCTTTGTTGAGCACCAGATCGATCATGAAGAAAACCTCAATACTGATAAGATTAGTGAAGCAGCTGATCAACGACCCACTTCTGAAGGTGAGCCCATAGACAAACCCTCCAAAGCAGAAGAAGTATCTGTAGATGAAGAATCTAGAAAAAGTGTTGAAGATTTGTTGTTTAACAGAACCAACGTTATAGAGCAAAATTTTGAGACCTCAAAGAAGCATGGCATTAAGATACCAGGCAGTGAAGGGCCACACATCAACCAAACAGAGTCTGTTAATGAAACTGAAGGTGTAGATGTTACTCAGATGAAGTCTCCAGAAAAAGAGAGCGCAGGAGTTATTCACACTGAATCTCAAGAAGAAAAACGTGCAGACGTTACTCAGACTGAGTCTGGTGGTGAGAAGGAAGGTGCAGAGGTCACTCAAGAGGCATCTGAAGAAAAGAAAGGTGGATACGTTACTCTTAGTGAACAAGGTGCAGACGAATCTGAAGTCGTGTCTCTAGCAAGTGAAAGTCCAGATTTTTCTCACATTGAGTCTCAAAAAAACAGAGGTGTAGGTGTTTCACAAATGGACTCTCAAGAAGCTGTAGATGTGGCTCATATGGAGTCTCCTGGTGAAAAAGAAGTTACAGACGTAATTCCAGTTGAGTCTCATGACGTAAAAGAAGGTGTAGAAGTTACTCAAATGGAGTCTCATGGTGAAAAAGAAGATGTAGACGTAACTCATGGTGAGAAAGAAGGTGTAGACGTAACTCAAGTGGATTCTCATGGTGAAAACGAAGGTGTAGACATAACTCAAGTGGATTCTTCTAATGAAAAAGAAGGTGTAGATACAACTTCAGTGGAGTCTCATGGTGAAAAAGATGTAGACGTAACTCATCATGGAAAAGAAGGTGTAGAAGTAACTCAAGTGGAGTCTCAGAGAAGAGAAGTTGTGGATGTTACTCAGATTAAGTCTTCTGGGCAAAAAGAAGGAAGAGACATGACCCAGACGGAGTCTGAGGAAACAGAACGTGTAGACGTAACTCAAGTGGAGTCTCAAGGTGAAAAAGAAGGTGTAGATGGAACTCATAGTGAGAAAAAAGGTGTAGACGGAACTCAAGTGGAGTCTCACGATGAGAAAGAAGTTGTAGACGTAACTCAAGAGGAGTCTCATGGTCTAAAAGAAGGTGTAGAAGTAACTCAAGTGAAGTCTCGGAGAAGAGAAGTTGTGGATGTTACTCAGATTAAGTCTGCTGGGCTAACAGAAGGAAGAGACATGACCCAGACGGAGTCTGAGGAAATAgaag ATCCGAGTCAGAAGAAGAAGTGTCCCGGAGACGGATGTGCAGATCTACACGAGGACACACGGACCTCAGGAGACGACGCTGTAGAGGAGAAATCTAAACACGGTTTCAGTCTGAAGGACCTGCAGAGCTTCAACGATCCAACGTCTTTGAAAGATCAAGAGGAATCCAAAACCAATGGAGATATGAATCCTATATCAGAAGGTAAACAGAGTCTGGATGGAAACACGACCGAGTCTGTGTGGAGATCTGAAGCTGAATCAGACAGGATTATCATCACTGAAGCGTCTGTGGAACATGAAACGTCTCAACACG ATGAAGCTCTGCGTTACTACATGGTTATTATTGGTGAATTCACATCTGATGCTTTTACATACGTGGTGAAGATGAGTGGACACATGAAAGACGTCGTATATGAG GTTATGATGTCACTTCCTGATGATATACGTCCCGGTCCGGACCTGTACGGGATGCCGTGGGAGGCCGTGATCTTCACCGCGTCGTTGGGTTTATTCACCCTCCTGCTGTTCACCTGCAGATTCATCCAGTCT GTTAAGAGCCGATTATACGCAT GTAAGGAGAGGAGGATGGGGCAGAAGGTGGCCGAGCTGCTGGAGGAGAAGTGTAAAGTTCTGGAGATGCTGAGCGAGTGCAAGCACAAG TTTGAGAAGCTGGAGACGGAGATGCAGAACGGTGGACTTTCAGCTCATGCTAAAGAGATCAAAGATCTGGAG GTCATGTCCAAGGAGATGAAGCAGTCGAACGAGCAGATGAAGAACGACCTCGAGCAGCTGCAAGAACAGCTGGACCAGCAGAACCAGCTCAGGAAACAACAGACCGATCAG CTTGCTCAACTGGAGGAGACCTTGAAGAATCTGGAGAGGGAGGCGAAGGAGCGCAAATCCCAGCTAGAACAG GATAAAACCACGCTGAAGGTCCACGAGATGAACACGGAGAGGCTGCAGAAGAAGCAGCAGGAGGCCACAGAGGAGAACGCCATGCTGCTGGAGAGCAAGGCTCAG CTGCTGAATGAGTCGGAGGGATGGACGGAGAGGCTGAGCGAGCTGGAGGAGGAGAGGAGGATGAGCCAGAGGTCCCACGACGGGATGATGGAGAACTGCAGGAGCAAAGACGAGCGCATTAAG TCTCTCACAGAGTGCCTGCTGAAGATGAAGGACTGGGATTCGGAGGAGGAGGGCGGCGTGGACGACGCCGGCGGAGCCGAGAGCGCGAACTCTGCAG ATTTCCGTCAGAAGCAGAAGGTGCAGAAGCTCATCTATGCGGCCAAG ATGAGCGCAGACCTGAAGGCCACGGAGGACGACAAGAGCCGAGTGTTTGCCAAACTAGCGGATGAAATCAAAGCCGAAGAAGATCTTCAAG ACGGGATCAAACAGATGCATCAGGAGAAGGAGTCTCTGGAGTCGGAGAGCTCCACGTTCTCGGGCGAGATCCAGAAACTCCAGCAGAAGCTGCAGATCATGACTGAGATGTACCAGGAGAACGAGCTCAAACTGcacag GATGTTGACGGTGGAGGAGAAGGAGCGCTCCCAAAAAGAACAGCAGCTCGACAAGGCCGGAAAGAAGATCAGCCTCGCCGCTGAAGAGCTGAACTCGTACAG ACAAAGAGCTGAAGAGCTGGAGGAGGAGCTGGACAAGACCAACCAGGCCTACAAGAACCAG GTCAGCTCACATGAGAAGAAGGCTCACGATAACTGG CTGGCCGCTCGAGCTGCAGATCGAGACCTGGCTGATGTGAAGAGAGAGAATTCAGTGCTGAGACAGAG ACTGACGGACTGGCAGTTTAAACTGGAGCTGATGGAGAAGGAGACGTACGCACGAGACGCTCGGCTCATCCGAG GCGAGAGATCTCCGTACGGTCCGTCTCCACTCGGCCGCCCTCCCTCTGAAACACGGCCCTTCCTCTCACCCCCCACGCTGATGGACGGCCCTTCCAGAGTCTCTCCACAGTTTCCCATGATGCCTGGCGGCAGAG CGCCCCCCGGTGGTGCGGCGGAAGGTGACCACCCTGAAGGCGGCTCCCCTACGtgggagagagacagagagagagaacggAGGGCTCTCGGGCCCCCAG GTCCAGATCCAGGTCTGGTGTTCAGAAGACCCCCATCAGCTCCGTTTCTGCGAGGTCCTCCTCCTCCGCCGGACGTTTACTACGGAGAGAAACCTG ATCTATCGTTCGGTGGGAACGGTGCAGGGGGCGAGCAGAACGACAGCCGAAAC AGTTTACACTCCATGCCAGCCGAAATGCGCCCCCCTCCGGACCTCCCCCCGGATCTGAGGATGGGTCCTCCTCCGTTCCCGCCCATGGACCCCAGAGACCCTCGCTTCCCTCGACGGGCGTTCCGACCCGACTTTCCCTTCCCGCCTCCACCCATGGGCA TGCGAGGACCGCTCCCTCCTCCTGGAGTTTTTCCCAGAATGCCTCTCCCTCCACACATGGTGTTTCCACCCATGAGACCTCTGGCTGACCACGGCTCACCTGAACCTCCATCCAGACCTTCACCTCCGGGCAGCGAACAGCCGGCCGAGCTTCCTCCTGCTCACGACGCCATCTGA